From a single Methylacidiphilum kamchatkense Kam1 genomic region:
- the hypB gene encoding hydrogenase nickel incorporation protein HypB — protein MCEHCGCQPASHQSAQSVNHHPEIIHAHHDHNDHKENKAEKPREKVKLQMDVLEKNSRFAKANRSLFSAQKILALNVISSPGSGKTSLLVKTIEAFQGKFPQGVIEGDQQSEIDAQRIRQTGVEAVQIQTGKGCHLDAHSIGHALEEIHLPSEGILWIENVGNLICPALFDLGETKRVLLLSVAEGDDKPLKYPEAFYGADLLVLTKIDLLPYVDFSVEKCMDGLRRIRPGMEVVGLSAKTGEGIEKWLHWVSQQLATVRG, from the coding sequence ATGTGCGAACATTGCGGTTGTCAGCCTGCTTCTCATCAATCAGCTCAGTCAGTAAACCACCATCCGGAGATAATCCATGCTCACCATGATCATAATGATCACAAAGAGAATAAGGCTGAGAAACCAAGAGAGAAGGTAAAACTTCAAATGGATGTTCTTGAAAAAAACAGCCGATTTGCAAAGGCGAACCGCTCTTTGTTTTCTGCCCAGAAAATTTTGGCTCTAAATGTAATTTCAAGCCCAGGTTCAGGAAAAACCTCTCTTTTAGTGAAAACCATTGAGGCCTTTCAAGGGAAATTCCCTCAAGGGGTTATTGAAGGGGATCAGCAGAGTGAAATAGACGCCCAAAGGATTCGGCAGACCGGTGTCGAAGCGGTACAAATCCAAACAGGTAAAGGTTGTCATTTGGATGCCCATTCCATTGGTCATGCTCTAGAAGAGATCCATTTACCTTCAGAGGGGATCTTATGGATAGAGAACGTAGGCAATTTGATTTGTCCTGCTCTTTTCGATCTAGGTGAAACAAAAAGAGTATTGCTTTTGTCTGTAGCTGAAGGAGATGATAAACCCCTTAAATATCCTGAAGCTTTTTATGGAGCTGATTTATTGGTTTTGACCAAGATCGACTTACTCCCTTATGTCGACTTTTCGGTGGAAAAATGTATGGATGGTCTTCGAAGGATTCGTCCAGGAATGGAAGTTGTTGGTTTATCAGCAAAAACAGGAGAAGGAATAGAAAAGTGGTTGCATTGGGTTAGTCAACAATTGGCCACTGTTAGAGGATAA
- a CDS encoding nickel transporter produces MDLSPELVLITGLVAGFIHALTGPDHLSAIAPLAIESRKAAWKIGLFWGLGHSGGIWILAVILFFFRNLFPIAQLSRWSEKAVGIVLIGIGIWSIRRVFQKKIHIHSHHHDGIEHCHIHYHEETPAVSSTSPLHEHSPHYHTHASLGIGLLHGVAGSNHFLGALPVLAFPTQTLAALYVLGFGLGAILGMIVFSFFLSRMVFSRLLDTKRKGKWLNICFGSLAIGVGLFWLFGGGE; encoded by the coding sequence GTGGATTTATCCCCAGAACTTGTTTTGATTACTGGCCTAGTTGCAGGATTCATTCATGCTTTAACGGGACCAGATCATTTGAGCGCCATTGCTCCCTTGGCTATTGAAAGTAGGAAGGCAGCCTGGAAAATTGGTTTGTTCTGGGGACTAGGACATAGCGGAGGAATCTGGATTTTAGCAGTTATTTTATTTTTTTTTCGTAACCTCTTCCCGATCGCTCAGCTTTCACGGTGGTCGGAAAAAGCGGTTGGGATTGTCTTGATTGGGATAGGGATTTGGAGCATTCGCCGGGTCTTTCAAAAGAAAATTCATATCCATAGCCATCATCATGATGGGATAGAACATTGTCATATTCATTACCACGAAGAAACTCCGGCTGTCTCCTCTACTTCCCCTTTACACGAGCATAGCCCACATTATCATACGCATGCATCATTAGGGATAGGGTTACTGCATGGTGTTGCGGGATCCAACCATTTTCTCGGAGCCCTTCCCGTTTTGGCATTTCCCACTCAAACACTTGCAGCTCTTTATGTTTTAGGTTTTGGGTTAGGAGCTATACTGGGAATGATCGTTTTTTCATTCTTTTTATCCAGGATGGTTTTTAGTCGACTATTAGATACGAAAAGGAAAGGGAAATGGTTAAATATCTGTTTTGGCAGCTTGGCTATAGGAGTGGGTTTGTTCTGGTTGTTTGGAGGAGGAGAGTGA
- the hypF gene encoding carbamoyltransferase HypF, protein MKKALRIHLKGKVQGVGFRPFVYRLAQRLGLQGWVNNTTSGVHIHVEGTQENVETFCRDLIDQAPSIAFISSSVFEQTEIKNYKYFTIEQSQEEGKPSVLLLPDLDLCEDCLVELRSPTNRRFGYPFITCTQCGPRFSITLSLPYDRQRTTMASFRMCDECQREYEEPLDRRFYSQTNSCKDCGITLRLYDKQRNELTCNQAALEEAAKGILAGEIVAVKGIGGFLIVADGYSNQTVLRLRESKKRVHKPFALMFQDLKTVKEYTEISCEEERWLTSRQKPIMLLRKKTNFSSALSEHIAPFQDTLGIMLAYAPLYVLLLDLIQHPVVATSANISGSPILTTEEEVFSQLQGVVDKVLSHNRDIAVPQDDSVMACSPVTKTPILLRRSRSFAPFYSLDSYEFSQSACLLALGSDLKATFSLCHESNVYVSQYLGDLGNWNAYATYQNVLSHFTKLFDFIPTAVAVDLHPRYHSTELGLEISKSYNLNPFFVQHHKAHFWAVLAENDLLWQQQPVLGVVWDGTGYGEDGRIWGGEFFLFQKNQEMKRLAHFEYFPLLLADKGIKEPRISALGMWSSQVGALEELNFLRPKFSAIEWRTYLKMLGAKKYVLSSSVGRIFDGVASILGLCDYTTFEGQAAIELQKQATRYALSVDLWNNWLAIKNWKVPEVKLYDRVVQLGQLVQWIKQMSEDKRPKEEIAFGLHYWLAQLVGRLAKEFQVRKIAFSGGVFQNGLLVDLLKLLWGEKFELFFHSALCPNDENISFGQLIALAYENHWIRKKL, encoded by the coding sequence ATGAAAAAAGCCTTACGCATTCATTTAAAAGGCAAAGTTCAAGGTGTTGGTTTTCGGCCTTTTGTTTATAGGCTTGCTCAAAGACTTGGATTGCAGGGTTGGGTCAACAATACGACAAGTGGAGTACACATCCATGTCGAGGGGACTCAAGAAAATGTTGAGACTTTCTGCCGTGATCTTATCGATCAAGCTCCGTCTATTGCGTTTATTAGTTCGTCGGTCTTCGAACAAACAGAAATCAAAAATTATAAGTATTTTACCATCGAACAAAGTCAAGAAGAAGGGAAACCATCGGTCCTTCTTTTGCCTGATCTTGATCTTTGTGAGGACTGCCTGGTGGAGCTTCGTTCACCAACTAATCGGCGCTTTGGTTATCCGTTCATAACCTGCACGCAATGTGGACCACGTTTCTCCATCACCCTTTCGTTACCGTATGATAGGCAGAGGACGACGATGGCTTCTTTTAGGATGTGTGATGAATGCCAAAGGGAGTATGAGGAGCCACTGGATCGCCGATTTTATTCTCAAACCAATTCATGCAAAGACTGCGGGATAACCCTAAGACTTTATGATAAACAAAGAAACGAATTAACCTGCAATCAGGCTGCGCTTGAGGAGGCAGCTAAAGGAATCTTAGCAGGAGAAATTGTTGCTGTTAAGGGTATTGGAGGATTTTTAATTGTTGCAGATGGCTACAGCAATCAGACTGTCTTACGCCTGAGAGAAAGCAAAAAAAGGGTTCATAAACCTTTTGCCTTAATGTTTCAAGACCTCAAGACGGTTAAAGAATATACTGAAATTTCCTGTGAAGAAGAAAGATGGCTGACATCCCGCCAAAAGCCAATTATGCTTCTAAGGAAAAAAACCAACTTCTCTTCGGCCCTTTCTGAGCACATTGCCCCTTTTCAAGATACTCTTGGGATCATGCTTGCTTACGCTCCCTTGTACGTTTTGCTTCTTGATCTCATCCAACATCCAGTGGTAGCAACCAGCGCGAACATTTCCGGCTCACCCATACTAACTACAGAAGAAGAAGTATTCTCTCAACTCCAAGGGGTTGTTGATAAAGTTCTTAGTCATAACAGAGACATTGCTGTTCCTCAGGATGATTCGGTCATGGCATGTTCCCCAGTGACGAAGACGCCGATTTTGCTCCGAAGAAGTCGTTCTTTTGCTCCATTTTATAGTTTAGACTCTTACGAATTTTCACAATCAGCTTGTTTGTTGGCTTTGGGATCGGATCTCAAGGCTACTTTCAGTCTTTGTCACGAATCAAACGTTTATGTTTCTCAATATTTAGGGGATTTAGGCAACTGGAATGCCTATGCAACCTATCAGAACGTATTGTCTCATTTTACAAAACTTTTTGATTTTATCCCAACAGCTGTCGCTGTTGACCTTCATCCTCGGTATCATTCAACTGAATTGGGGCTGGAGATTTCAAAGAGCTATAATCTCAACCCTTTTTTTGTACAGCATCATAAAGCCCATTTTTGGGCGGTTTTAGCCGAAAACGACCTTCTTTGGCAACAGCAGCCTGTATTGGGTGTCGTATGGGATGGGACTGGATATGGGGAAGACGGAAGAATTTGGGGGGGAGAATTTTTTCTTTTTCAAAAGAATCAAGAAATGAAGAGGCTAGCTCATTTCGAATATTTCCCACTTCTCTTAGCTGACAAGGGCATTAAAGAACCGCGTATTTCTGCTCTTGGCATGTGGTCATCACAGGTTGGAGCATTAGAGGAACTGAATTTTTTAAGACCGAAGTTTTCTGCTATCGAATGGAGAACTTATCTGAAGATGCTTGGAGCAAAAAAATATGTTTTAAGTTCAAGTGTTGGCAGAATTTTTGATGGAGTAGCCTCGATACTTGGTCTTTGCGATTATACTACTTTTGAAGGTCAAGCAGCCATAGAGTTGCAAAAGCAAGCCACTCGATACGCTTTATCTGTAGATCTTTGGAACAACTGGCTTGCAATAAAAAATTGGAAAGTTCCTGAAGTTAAGCTTTATGACAGGGTTGTTCAACTTGGTCAGTTGGTTCAATGGATAAAGCAGATGTCAGAAGACAAAAGACCGAAGGAAGAGATCGCTTTTGGCCTACACTATTGGCTAGCCCAGCTTGTCGGAAGATTAGCGAAGGAGTTTCAAGTGCGGAAAATAGCTTTTTCTGGTGGGGTCTTTCAAAATGGCTTATTAGTTGATCTTTTGAAGCTTTTATGGGGAGAAAAATTTGAACTCTTCTTTCATTCGGCTCTTTGTCCCAATGACGAGAATATTAGTTTTGGTCAGCTCATTGCCCTTGCTTATGAAAATCACTGGATAAGGAAGAAGCTGTGA
- a CDS encoding HypC/HybG/HupF family hydrogenase formation chaperone — translation MKPLPLLKLLLGIDINGKKNSLQKDMCLAIPGKIVEMDPNDQTPFVQTALVEVSSVRRRINIELIKDEELKPGDWVLIHVGFALAKISEREAQDQLRILSMLGEDKQAMEELQGYSMEEEKKNIKDTILKNLI, via the coding sequence GTGAAGCCTCTTCCGCTTTTAAAGCTATTACTTGGCATTGACATCAATGGGAAAAAGAATAGCCTACAAAAAGATATGTGTTTAGCAATTCCTGGAAAAATAGTTGAAATGGATCCTAACGACCAAACACCTTTTGTTCAAACGGCTCTTGTTGAGGTTTCTTCAGTGAGAAGGAGGATCAACATTGAATTAATAAAGGACGAAGAGCTGAAACCAGGGGATTGGGTATTAATTCATGTCGGTTTTGCATTGGCGAAAATATCTGAACGTGAAGCTCAGGATCAGTTGCGGATTCTTTCAATGCTTGGAGAAGATAAACAGGCAATGGAAGAGCTTCAAGGTTATTCTATGGAAGAAGAAAAAAAAAACATAAAAGATACCATTTTGAAGAATCTGATTTAG
- the hypD gene encoding hydrogenase formation protein HypD has translation MQYVDEFRDSRLIKKTIEMIQQLADPTVHYRIMEVCGGHTFSIYRFGLHDLIPSNVELIHGPGCPVCVLPMGRIDEGLRIAEDPKVILTAFGDMMRVPGQTGSPLVLKAKGRDIRMVYSPLDSLKLAKEHPKKEVVFFAIGFETTAPATALTLLKAQEWGIKNFSVFCNHVLILPAIRAILDSPDMRLDGFIGPGHVSTVIGCRPYAFVAQNYKKPIVISGFEPLDILESILRILRQLKEKKSEVENQYGRVVLWEGNRTALKLLERVFELRSYFEWRGLGFIAQSALKIKKEFSYWDAELRFGTQGITLTDPKAAQCGEVLKGVLKPYQCKLFGRSCNPEHPVGALMVSSEGACAAYFHHVYQKTEV, from the coding sequence ATGCAATATGTGGATGAATTTCGGGACAGCCGACTTATTAAAAAGACAATAGAAATGATTCAACAGCTAGCTGATCCTACGGTACATTACCGGATCATGGAAGTCTGTGGAGGCCATACTTTTTCTATTTACCGATTTGGCCTACATGATCTTATTCCTTCAAATGTTGAATTGATCCATGGTCCAGGATGTCCTGTATGTGTATTGCCGATGGGAAGAATTGACGAGGGGCTGAGAATTGCTGAAGATCCAAAAGTGATTTTAACCGCTTTTGGGGATATGATGCGAGTGCCAGGTCAAACAGGCAGTCCTCTAGTCCTGAAAGCAAAAGGCAGAGACATTCGAATGGTGTATTCCCCGTTAGACAGTCTGAAGCTGGCTAAAGAACATCCTAAAAAAGAGGTTGTTTTTTTTGCAATTGGTTTTGAAACTACAGCTCCAGCAACGGCTCTAACGCTTTTAAAGGCACAGGAATGGGGAATAAAAAACTTTTCTGTATTTTGTAATCATGTATTGATTCTGCCTGCCATTCGAGCGATTCTAGATTCGCCCGACATGCGGCTTGATGGGTTTATTGGCCCTGGTCATGTGTCTACAGTGATTGGTTGTCGGCCATATGCATTTGTTGCCCAAAATTATAAGAAACCAATAGTGATTTCAGGTTTTGAGCCTTTGGATATTTTAGAATCCATTCTACGAATCTTGCGCCAGTTGAAAGAAAAAAAGAGCGAGGTGGAAAATCAGTATGGCCGCGTTGTCCTTTGGGAAGGAAACCGTACGGCGTTGAAACTTCTTGAACGGGTATTTGAGCTTCGTTCCTATTTTGAATGGCGTGGACTGGGATTCATAGCTCAGTCGGCCCTCAAAATTAAAAAGGAATTTTCCTATTGGGATGCTGAACTACGTTTTGGCACTCAAGGGATAACTCTTACCGATCCGAAGGCAGCGCAATGTGGAGAAGTCCTTAAAGGAGTGCTTAAGCCTTATCAGTGTAAGCTCTTTGGGAGAAGCTGCAATCCAGAACATCCAGTAGGAGCTTTGATGGTATCTTCTGAAGGAGCTTGTGCAGCCTATTTTCATCACGTCTATCAGAAAACAGAGGTCTAG
- the hypE gene encoding hydrogenase expression/formation protein HypE, which produces MKKEQCIELAHGAGGKSSRKLIEQVILAECKNPLLEPLADAAIIEWDKTRFALTTDSYVVSPLAFPGGSIGELAVNGTVNDLAVSGAKPLVILSSWILEAGLSMEVFQREVKAMARAAKASSVIIAGGDTKVVEHGKGDGLYITTTGYGLVEPGVNLGPHRVEVGDKILLSGPIGDHGITVLLARGEIELEATLKTDSRPLWPMIEPMIRLEPAAIKWMRDPTRGGLASVLNELAHDIGFGIMIEEELIPIRQEVRGACEILGLDPLHIASEGQFVAVVDQKKAVDFQKLLNDTPGGEEARIIGVISDKPSGKVVALSEYGGSRMVDMLIGDPLPRIC; this is translated from the coding sequence ATGAAAAAGGAACAGTGCATAGAACTAGCTCATGGGGCGGGAGGCAAATCGAGTAGGAAGTTAATTGAACAGGTGATATTAGCTGAATGCAAGAACCCACTTTTAGAACCTCTTGCTGACGCTGCGATTATCGAATGGGATAAAACAAGATTTGCGCTAACAACAGACAGTTATGTGGTCAGCCCCTTAGCGTTTCCGGGAGGGTCCATTGGTGAACTTGCGGTCAACGGGACAGTTAATGACCTGGCCGTTTCGGGAGCAAAGCCGCTTGTTATTTTATCCAGTTGGATTCTGGAAGCAGGGCTTTCTATGGAGGTTTTTCAACGGGAAGTCAAAGCCATGGCTCGGGCTGCCAAAGCTTCCTCGGTTATTATTGCTGGAGGAGATACAAAAGTCGTTGAGCACGGAAAAGGAGACGGGCTTTATATTACAACGACTGGATATGGGCTTGTGGAGCCAGGGGTGAATTTAGGTCCTCATAGAGTGGAAGTTGGAGATAAAATTTTACTTTCAGGTCCTATCGGTGACCATGGGATTACAGTTCTTTTAGCTCGAGGAGAAATAGAACTGGAAGCAACTCTTAAAACAGATAGCCGCCCTCTTTGGCCAATGATTGAACCCATGATTAGATTGGAGCCAGCGGCTATCAAGTGGATGCGGGATCCGACAAGGGGAGGCTTGGCTTCAGTCCTTAATGAACTTGCCCATGACATTGGCTTTGGAATTATGATCGAAGAGGAGTTGATCCCAATTCGTCAAGAAGTTCGGGGAGCTTGTGAGATCTTGGGTTTGGATCCCCTGCACATAGCTTCTGAAGGGCAATTTGTTGCTGTTGTGGATCAGAAGAAGGCCGTTGATTTTCAAAAGCTATTAAATGATACCCCTGGAGGAGAAGAAGCCAGAATTATTGGGGTAATTTCTGACAAACCTTCTGGAAAAGTGGTTGCTCTTTCTGAATATGGCGGGAGTCGGATGGTTGATATGCTTATAGGAGATCCCTTGCCAAGGATATGTTAA
- a CDS encoding SIS domain-containing protein, with amino-acid sequence MLRKEKLPKELNWIRQRVEKRNELSTLFFQKEALSLATICQQIASRFLNGGRILAFGRGSSQTDAQHVSVEFVHPVIVGKRALPALDISADFFNWLKAICKANDIVFGFSGIEGDVLVEKAIDLALERGALTLALPGKKGSYFIENPSEEPFIFQEIVEILYHTLWETVHLFFERRQLGQSGGEAHFLYPFLGRDAQPEEGVIEEVSWSIREKAKEDERLRLKLVEEEGEKILQAAKLLKEKGQQGAKIILFGNGGSATDANDFALDLLSISVEWPKPLTAYSLSMEPAVISALANDVGAEVIFSRQLMAHLESGDVVVGISTSGGSRNVLACFEEARKKGLSTIAILGYDGGEIVRRGLADLSIIVRSDYIPRIQEVQATVYHLICELLIEEEPVGKSLE; translated from the coding sequence ATGTTAAGAAAAGAAAAATTACCAAAAGAGCTTAATTGGATAAGGCAACGGGTTGAAAAGCGGAACGAGCTCTCAACCCTGTTTTTCCAAAAAGAAGCTCTATCATTGGCTACAATCTGCCAGCAAATTGCTAGCCGGTTTTTGAATGGAGGTAGAATTTTGGCTTTTGGTCGAGGCTCTTCTCAAACTGATGCACAGCATGTTTCGGTAGAGTTTGTCCATCCTGTAATTGTTGGCAAACGAGCGCTGCCGGCTTTAGATATCTCAGCGGATTTTTTTAATTGGCTTAAGGCCATCTGCAAGGCTAATGATATTGTTTTTGGATTTAGTGGAATTGAAGGAGATGTTTTAGTTGAAAAGGCCATTGACCTAGCATTAGAAAGGGGAGCTTTGACTTTAGCGCTCCCTGGAAAGAAGGGAAGTTATTTTATAGAAAATCCTTCTGAAGAACCTTTTATATTTCAAGAGATCGTCGAAATCCTTTATCATACCTTATGGGAAACGGTGCATCTTTTTTTTGAACGCCGTCAGTTGGGACAATCAGGAGGAGAAGCACATTTTCTCTATCCCTTTTTGGGTAGGGATGCACAACCAGAGGAAGGGGTTATTGAGGAGGTGAGTTGGTCAATACGAGAAAAAGCCAAAGAAGATGAAAGATTGAGATTAAAGTTGGTAGAAGAAGAGGGCGAAAAGATTCTTCAGGCAGCTAAACTACTTAAAGAAAAAGGTCAACAGGGGGCTAAAATTATTCTCTTTGGCAATGGAGGATCAGCTACGGATGCCAATGACTTTGCTTTAGACTTACTGAGTATCTCTGTGGAATGGCCCAAACCTTTAACTGCCTATTCATTATCTATGGAACCAGCGGTGATCTCTGCACTAGCAAATGATGTTGGAGCAGAAGTCATTTTTTCGCGTCAATTGATGGCTCATTTGGAATCTGGGGATGTAGTCGTTGGAATTTCAACAAGTGGTGGATCACGCAATGTTTTGGCCTGTTTTGAGGAAGCAAGAAAAAAGGGGCTTTCTACTATCGCCATTTTAGGATACGATGGAGGGGAGATCGTTCGAAGAGGGCTTGCGGACCTATCGATTATCGTTCGTTCTGACTACATTCCTCGAATTCAGGAAGTGCAGGCTACTGTTTACCATTTGATCTGTGAGCTTTTAATAGAAGAGGAACCAGTAGGAAAGAGTCTAGAATAG
- a CDS encoding class I SAM-dependent methyltransferase: protein MLKNTFALDFNSSTLFNFNFLSDIRIFHIIKSAIDLSIFRILNSHAMTVRDITEKLGASQRGVIFFLDSLTALGLLEKENHLYSLSALSKNLFIEESPDYIGNFFIDSFLNKNWEALTTAILKGGLSETVDDKTKAEEFFPKLINFLHIFHRNPAIKAAETIGAGRTSNGLQVLDIGCGSAVWSIAVALADRNSKVTAVDYPGVLEYTRNYVQRYGLLDRYEFLAGNIDEIDFPHNNFNLVIFGHILHMEGENKSRQLFKKIAKVIASDGRIAILEFLPNRQRTEPLEAVLFGLQMLLYTKEGGVYSREEYEDWLKDAGFSKFAYHDIGYHSPLLLASK, encoded by the coding sequence ATGCTTAAAAACACCTTCGCCCTTGATTTTAACTCTTCAACTCTTTTTAACTTCAACTTTCTGTCTGATATTAGAATTTTTCATATTATAAAATCCGCTATCGATCTTTCTATTTTCCGGATATTGAACAGCCACGCAATGACAGTTAGGGATATAACTGAAAAATTGGGAGCTAGTCAAAGAGGTGTGATTTTTTTTCTGGACAGTCTTACGGCCTTAGGACTCCTCGAAAAAGAAAACCACCTCTACAGCCTTTCTGCCCTTTCCAAAAATTTGTTTATTGAAGAAAGTCCAGATTATATAGGTAACTTCTTTATAGATTCTTTCTTAAATAAGAATTGGGAAGCCTTAACCACAGCCATACTGAAAGGAGGACTTTCAGAAACAGTGGATGATAAGACTAAAGCCGAAGAGTTTTTCCCAAAACTCATTAACTTTCTCCACATCTTTCATCGTAATCCTGCAATAAAAGCAGCGGAAACAATAGGAGCCGGCCGTACAAGCAATGGACTTCAAGTGTTGGACATAGGCTGTGGCTCGGCTGTATGGAGTATTGCCGTTGCATTGGCAGATAGAAATTCAAAGGTCACCGCCGTGGATTACCCTGGCGTTCTTGAATATACCAGAAATTATGTTCAAAGATATGGGCTGCTTGATCGCTATGAGTTTTTAGCTGGAAATATTGATGAAATAGATTTTCCTCATAACAATTTCAATCTTGTGATTTTTGGCCATATTCTGCATATGGAAGGCGAAAACAAAAGCCGACAACTGTTTAAGAAGATCGCTAAAGTTATTGCTTCGGATGGACGCATAGCCATTTTAGAATTTTTACCGAACCGACAGCGGACAGAACCCTTGGAAGCCGTCCTTTTTGGGTTACAAATGCTCTTATACACAAAAGAAGGAGGAGTGTATTCCAGGGAAGAATATGAAGATTGGCTAAAAGATGCCGGATTTTCGAAATTTGCCTATCACGACATCGGGTACCATTCCCCACTGCTATTAGCTTCAAAATAA